From a region of the Drosophila virilis strain 15010-1051.87 chromosome 3, Dvir_AGI_RSII-ME, whole genome shotgun sequence genome:
- the LOC6623874 gene encoding putative transporter SVOPL isoform X1, with protein MVVADVDDVLDEIGFGCMQALMVFTCSLTCVFLNDEIMGVGLVAVDIACEFSLSNNQLSLLSIAAFAGLILTSHYSGYLTDKIGRRTIMLYSMVLAMVSSIISILMPSFYFFLFWRFMTGLLISGVSVNNITYISEFTKVKLQSVVVNIMCFAFAFGAIYVPVVSHFLSPLNRILFSWGNFHLRAWRLNMLLNSTPGFLAIALMWILPETAKFLLSVGKVDRAYETLDRLCLKNRGKDLASLGITGVFQADLPESTVKRNFCESLWYDTVPLFKRPYLKNFLICTIILSGYFFVGNGITLWFMKLRHNMSDSNMIICDMIKYTKTSHSTSKCSHDASNFIDGIILGCAFLGCCILISLLLIWVRNSYIQLLYAMIATVCGFSLNFLKLHVPILIAMVMFSSLLASSIPLISSVLCAVVPTHLRGMAINMSYMFARLSVVIASAIIGNWMVPFCLVTFNIFVIFALVVAILTFFLPQI; from the exons ATGGTCGTCGCGGATGTAGACGATGTCCTGGATGAGATTG GCTTCGGTTGCATGCAAGCGCTGATGGTATTTACCTGCAGTTTGACTTGCGTATTTCTTAATGACGAGATCATGGGCGTGGGTCTGGTTGCCGTTGACATAGCCTGTGAGTTTTCGCTGAGTAATAATCAGCTCTCATTGCTGTCTATTGCCGCTTTTGCGGGCCTGATTCTGACATCACACTATTCGGGCTACTTGACGGATAAGATTGGACGGCGTACAATTATGTTATATTCCATGGTCTTGGCTATGGTATCATCGATCATTTCCATATTAATGCCAAGTTTCtacttttttctattttggaGATTTATGACGGGCCTATT AATCTCTGGTGTTAGCGTCAataatattacatatatatcgGAATTTACCAAAGTAAAATTGCAGTCTGTTGTTGTCAACATAatgtgttttgcttttgctttcgGTGCTATTTATGTGCCAG TTGTGTCCCATTTTCTCAGTCCGCTCAATCGCATACTTTTTAGCTGGGGTAACTTTCATCTGCGTGCTTGGCGTCTTAATATGCTGCTTAATTCGACTCCTGGATTTTTAGCAATTGCCCTTATGTGGATTCTACCCGAGACAGCGAAATTTTTACTATCCGTAGGAAAAGTGGATCGCGCCTACGAGACTCTCGATCGGCTTTGTTTAAAGAATCGAGGAAAGGACTTGGCGAGCCTGGGCATAACCGGCGTGTTTCAAGCAGATTTACCCGAAAGCACAGTTAAACGAAATTTCTGTGAAAGTTTATGGTACGATACGGTGCCATTATTTAAGCGACCATATTTGAAGAACTTTCTGATCTGTACCATCATTCTGTCtggctatttttttgt GGGCAATGGCATCACGCTATGGTTCATGAAGCTACGTCACAACATGTCTGATTCCAATATGATCATCTGCGACATGATAAAGTACACGAAAACCTCGCATTCCACCTCAAAATGCTCACACGATGCGTCCAATTTTATCGACGGCATAATCCTGGGTTGCGCCTTCCTTGGCTGTTGCATTTTAATCAGCCTGCTGCTGATTTGGGTGCGCAACTCTTACATTCAGCTATTGTATGCAATGATCGCAACAGTATGCGGTTTTAGCCTAAATTTCCTGAAGCTTCATGTGCCCATCCTTATCGCGATGGTGATGTTCAGTTCGCTGTTAGCCAGCAGCATTCCACTGATATCATCTGTTTTATGCGCTGTGGTGCCCACGCATTTGCG gGGCATGGCTATCAATATGAGCTATAT
- the Cip4 gene encoding formin-binding protein 1-like isoform X10 gives MSWGTELWDQYDNLSIHTNKGIEVLDKYANFLRDRVVIETEYAGKLRRLVKNYQPKKKEEEDNEFTSRQAFRNLLKEVGDLAGQREVVSETLQLQIIQGVTLLSKTLREDRKKCLNDGTMLQQALSAQLSSLERAKRNYDKAYRDSEKAVENYKKADMDFNLSRAEVERYKNIMTSKIQQSDDAKNEYANQLQKTNNLQQQHYGILLPAVFNRLQELDEKRTRGIREFIIGAADVESSVAPIIARCMEGIVKAGESINETEDSLKVIERYQSGFTPPTDIPFEDLSKMDPSAVPQSNYSSVPYNHLTIKSGTLTAAKLKKARGGILNSIFGSNKQRQIIEACITMKNSLTADGQKEDFSDLPPNQQRKKLQAKIAELQHKVDQETNTRDGLMKMKIVYEANSSLGNPMTVEGQLNESEHELEKLKVNLKKYQGFLDKANQLQVANNSPQSNRNQLQNGHRTSRHSNGSASADDHHDGDDQPDDAGSLSRSDSEDNVAQIQNGHNNNNNGSSASPESGLGTSHTSLPGSGQGSANENAAGEETTYETEVELLQPLGTCRALYPFEATSEGSIPMNEGEELQVIENDQGDGWTRVRRANNSNGWDEGFVPTSYIECTLFA, from the exons GCGCTTAGTGAAAAATTATCAGCCCAAAAAGAAGGAGGAGGAAGACAATGA ATTTACATCGAGGCAAGCTTTCCGCAATCTGCTCAAGGAGGTGGGCGACTTGGCGGGGCAGCGTGAGGTGGTGTCCGAGACCCTGCAGCTACAGATAATCCAGGGTGTGACGTTGCTATCGAAAACACTGCGAGAGGACCGCAAG AAATGCCTTAACGATGGCACAATGCTGCAACAGGCCCTCAGCGCACAGCTCTCGTCATTAGAGCGCGCCAAGCGAAATTATGACAAGGCCTATAGGGATTCGGAGAAGGCTGTTGAGAATTACAAGAAGGCTGACATGGATTTCAATCTGAGTCGCGCCGAAGTGGAGCGTTACAAGAACATTATGACGTCCAAAATACAGCAGTCGGATGATGCAAAGAACGAATACGCCAATCAGCTGCAGAAGACCAACAATCTCCAACAGCAACACTATGGTATACTATTGCCCGCCGTTTTCAATCGGCTGCAGGAGCTGGACGAGAAGCGTACGCGTGGCATACGCGAGTTTATTATTGGTGCCGCGGACGTTGAGTCCTCGGTGGCACCTATAATTGCGCGCTGCATGGAAGGCATTGTCAAGGCCGGCGAATCCATCAACGAGACGGAAGACTCGTTAAAAGTCATCGAGAG ATATCAATCGGGCTTCACACCACCAACGGACATACCATTTGAGGATTTGTCAAAGATGGACCCCAGCGCAGTGCCGCAATCCAACTACAGCAGTGTTCCCTACAATCACTTGACCATTAAGAGCGGCACGCTAACCGCCGCCAAGCTAAAGAAGGCCCGTGGCGGCATCTTGAACAGCATCTTTGGCAGCAACAAG CAACGGCAGATAATTGAAGCTTGTATCACAATGAAG AATTCACTAACTGCGGACGGCCAAAAGGAGGACTTTAGCGATCTGCCACCAAATCAGCAGCGCAAAAAACTGCAGGCGAAAATTGCCGAGCTGCAGCATAAGGTTGATCAGGAGACGAACACACGTGATGGcctaatgaaaatgaaaatcgtTTATGAGGCGAACTCATCGCTGGGCAATCCGATGACTGTTGAGGGACAACTGAACGAATCCGAACATGAATTGGAAAAACTGAAagtgaatttgaaaaaatatcaagGCTTTTTGGACAAGGCTAATCAGCTGCAGGTGGCCAACAATAGTCCGCAATCGAATCGTAATCAATTGCAAAACGGACACCGAACATCCAG ACATTCCAATGGCAGCGCCAGCGCTGATGATCATCATGATGGCGATGATCAGCCCGATGATGCTGGCAGCTTAAGCAGGTCAGATTCTGAGGATAATGTGGCGCAAATTCAAAATGggcataataataacaataacgg CAGTTCGGCAAGTCCCGAGAGCGGCCTAGGCACCTCGCACACGTCACTGCCCGGCTCCGGACAGGGCAGCGCCAATGAAAATGCCGCTGGCGAGGAGACGACCTACGAAACCGAGGTGGAACTGCTACAGCCCCTAGGCACATGTCGAGCGCTGTATCCCTTTGAAG CTACCAGCGAAGGCAGCATACCCATGAACGAAGGCGAGGAGCTGCAAGTGATTGAAAATGATCAGGGTGATGGCTGGACGCGTGTGCGGCGAGCGAACAATTCAAATGGCTGGGACGAGGGTTTTGTGCCCACGAGTTACATTGAGTGCACACTCTTTGCTTAG
- the LOC6623874 gene encoding putative transporter SVOPL isoform X2, giving the protein MVVADVDDVLDEIGFGCMQALMVFTCSLTCVFLNDEIMGVGLVAVDIACEFSLSNNQLSLLSIAAFAGLILTSHYSGYLTDKIGRRTIMLYSMVLAMVSSIISILMPSFYFFLFWRFMTGLLISGVSVNNITYISEFTKVKLQSVVVNIMCFAFAFGAIYVPVVSHFLSPLNRILFSWAIALMWILPETAKFLLSVGKVDRAYETLDRLCLKNRGKDLASLGITGVFQADLPESTVKRNFCESLWYDTVPLFKRPYLKNFLICTIILSGYFFVGNGITLWFMKLRHNMSDSNMIICDMIKYTKTSHSTSKCSHDASNFIDGIILGCAFLGCCILISLLLIWVRNSYIQLLYAMIATVCGFSLNFLKLHVPILIAMVMFSSLLASSIPLISSVLCAVVPTHLRGMAINMSYMFARLSVVIASAIIGNWMVPFCLVTFNIFVIFALVVAILTFFLPQI; this is encoded by the exons ATGGTCGTCGCGGATGTAGACGATGTCCTGGATGAGATTG GCTTCGGTTGCATGCAAGCGCTGATGGTATTTACCTGCAGTTTGACTTGCGTATTTCTTAATGACGAGATCATGGGCGTGGGTCTGGTTGCCGTTGACATAGCCTGTGAGTTTTCGCTGAGTAATAATCAGCTCTCATTGCTGTCTATTGCCGCTTTTGCGGGCCTGATTCTGACATCACACTATTCGGGCTACTTGACGGATAAGATTGGACGGCGTACAATTATGTTATATTCCATGGTCTTGGCTATGGTATCATCGATCATTTCCATATTAATGCCAAGTTTCtacttttttctattttggaGATTTATGACGGGCCTATT AATCTCTGGTGTTAGCGTCAataatattacatatatatcgGAATTTACCAAAGTAAAATTGCAGTCTGTTGTTGTCAACATAatgtgttttgcttttgctttcgGTGCTATTTATGTGCCAG TTGTGTCCCATTTTCTCAGTCCGCTCAATCGCATACTTTTTAGCTGGG CAATTGCCCTTATGTGGATTCTACCCGAGACAGCGAAATTTTTACTATCCGTAGGAAAAGTGGATCGCGCCTACGAGACTCTCGATCGGCTTTGTTTAAAGAATCGAGGAAAGGACTTGGCGAGCCTGGGCATAACCGGCGTGTTTCAAGCAGATTTACCCGAAAGCACAGTTAAACGAAATTTCTGTGAAAGTTTATGGTACGATACGGTGCCATTATTTAAGCGACCATATTTGAAGAACTTTCTGATCTGTACCATCATTCTGTCtggctatttttttgt GGGCAATGGCATCACGCTATGGTTCATGAAGCTACGTCACAACATGTCTGATTCCAATATGATCATCTGCGACATGATAAAGTACACGAAAACCTCGCATTCCACCTCAAAATGCTCACACGATGCGTCCAATTTTATCGACGGCATAATCCTGGGTTGCGCCTTCCTTGGCTGTTGCATTTTAATCAGCCTGCTGCTGATTTGGGTGCGCAACTCTTACATTCAGCTATTGTATGCAATGATCGCAACAGTATGCGGTTTTAGCCTAAATTTCCTGAAGCTTCATGTGCCCATCCTTATCGCGATGGTGATGTTCAGTTCGCTGTTAGCCAGCAGCATTCCACTGATATCATCTGTTTTATGCGCTGTGGTGCCCACGCATTTGCG gGGCATGGCTATCAATATGAGCTATAT